The Pogona vitticeps strain Pit_001003342236 chromosome 3, PviZW2.1, whole genome shotgun sequence genome includes a window with the following:
- the LOC110073664 gene encoding uncharacterized protein LOC110073664, whose product MIRLFTSSEVCRSTTIRPSPLFAPPLRDSGPGQRARRATREESHGLGKPNPLKPVRGRNPHPQGAAPLPVSAPGAAAAEEEEEAAGVQMRGSGTPPQKSGRPKAAHRSGCTSPPAWRQQLRRGERSPPFVSLAPVPSCASSKSPRAKGVKEEPLARSLAGCKRSTPQDACLRSPKLLALQERALLATDPLPCLPRRSRRGREGHAQQPGCSFTAAAAVPLSPPPPTSRAWRVDQPKGRSSSACSLSETFAPGATRLWFEFQRALVASGRVVWLRRPPEREREEEPLPDQNGRCRRTAPAMQPLRWLLFLFLLLEGVAAEEGRRGAAAAKPPPRLGEKRCAPSSPLPAHMVNLLRRALPQADVIRSLRPHSVRQVGQRWSIIFNLSICQQEELQLAELRLQLPGSEEKSVFSSAPVWVDLYHQQEIACPSNHNCSHIIHIGSFGAPPSLPSSWIVLEVTEPLLKWAINSSLAEEAVQKTLWHEHQHTEHFPRQVANQCGSPDRKAFLVLFFRLSKEEKKLNSSALLQTVKGSKFFMQGTPKYTMPLWRRKRHRRQKKFQGLSSLSLKEPKIENLCHRVDFYVDFEEIGWGSWIIYPKRYNAFRCDGKCPVPLEEKFLPTNNAYMQSVLKYYHPEKVPAACCIPVRLSPLSLLYYEEGRVSLGHHEDMIVEECGCH is encoded by the exons ATGATCCGACTTTTCACCTCGAGCGAAGTTTGCAGGTCGACTACGATCCGGCCGAGCCCGCTCTTCGCGCCCCCTCTCCGGGACTCCGGCCCAGGCCAGCGAGCAAGGAGGGCCACGCGAGAGGAGTCACACGGGCTCGGGAAACCCAATCCCCTCAAACCGGTGCGAGGAAGGAACCCACACCCCCAGGGGGCAGCGCCACTTCCTGTCAGCGcgccaggagcagcagcagcagaggaggaggaggaggcggcgggggTGCAAATGAGGGGGAgcggaacccccccccaaaaaagcggAAGACCGAAAGCGGCTCACCGCAGTGGCTGCACTTCCCCGCCCGCCTGGAGACAGCAGCTACGCCGCGGGGAGCGGAGCCCGCCTTTTGTTTCCCTTGCACCAGTTCCCTCGTGTGCTTCTTCGAAATCGCCCCGGGCCAAGGGAGTCAAAGAGGAGCCGCTGGCTCGCTCGCTCGCGGGCTGCAAACGCAGCACCCCGCAGGATGCCTGCCTCCGTTCCCCCAAACTCCTGGCGCTGCAGGAGCGCGCGCTTCTTGCGACCGACCCACTCCCTTGCCTACCACGACGGAGCCGGCGGGGAAGGGAGGGACATGCGCAGCAGCCGGGCTGCTCCTTCACAGCTGCCGCAGctgttcctctctctcccccgccc CCCACGTCGCGAGCATGGCGGGTGGATCAGCCAAAAGGGCGCAGCAGCAGCGCCTGTAGCCTCAGCGAGACCTTCGCGCCGGGCGCCACGCGCCTCTGGTTTGAGTTTCAGCGCGCGCTGGTTGCCTCAGGACGCGTAGTGTGGCTCCGGCGCCCACCTGAGCGGGAACGCGAAGAGGAGCCCCTGCCTGACCAGAACGGAAGGTGCCGCCGAACCGCCCCTGCGATGCAGCCCCTGCGGtggctcctcttcctcttcctcctcctggagGGAGTGGCTGCAGAGGAAGGCCGCCGAGGAGCCGCCGCAGCCAAGCCGCCGCCGCGCTTGGGCGAGAAGCGCTGCGCCCCTTCGTCCCCTTTGCCAGCCCACATGGTGAACCTGCTCCGGAGAGCCCTTCCCCAGGCGGACGTCATCCGGAGCCTGCGGCCGCACA GTGTCCGTCAAGTGGGACAGAGATGGAGCATAATTTTCAACCTTTCAATTTGTCAGCAAGAGGAATTGCAGCTAGCTGAGTTAAGACTCCAGCTTCCCGGCTCTGAAGAGAAATCTGTCTTCAGCAGTGCCCCAGTATGGGTAGACCTGTACCACCAGCAGGAAATAGCTTGCCCAAGTAATCACAACTGCTCACACATCATCCACATAGGCTCCTTTGGAGCTCCTCCATCATTGCCTTCAAGCTGGATAGTCCTCGAAGTCACAGAACCGCTCTTGAAGTGGGCCATAAACAGCAGTTTAGCAGAGGAAGCTGTTCAGAAAACTCTATGGCATGAACACCAGCATACCGAACATTTCCCAAGGCAAGTAGCTAACCAGTGTGGCTCTCCAGACAGAAAGGCATTCTTAGTACTTTTCTTTAGACTCtccaaagaagagaaaaaactaAATAGCTCAGCCTTGCTCCAGACAGTGAAAGGATCTAAATTCTTTATGCAGGGGACCCCAAAATATACAATGCCACTTTGGAGAAGGAAGAGACATAGACGCCAGAAGAAATTCCAAGGCTTGTCTTCGTTGAGTTTGAAAGAGCCTAAAATCGAAAACCTGTGCCACAGGGTGGATTTCTATGTCGATTTTGAGGAGATAGGGTGGGGCTCCTGGATTATATACCCCAAACGATATAATGCTTTCCGCTGCGATGGAAAATGTCCAGTCCCTCTGGAAGAGAAATTCCTGCCAACAAACAATGCTTATATGCAG AGCGTGCTTAAATATTATCATCCGGAAAAAGTTCCTGCTGCTTGCTGCATCCCAGTAAGACTGAGCCCTCTAAGCCTGCTCTATTATGAAGAAGGAAGGGTTAGCCTGGGTCACCATGAAGATATGATTGTAGAAGAATGTGGCTGCCACTGA